The Janthinobacterium lividum genome has a window encoding:
- a CDS encoding Gfo/Idh/MocA family oxidoreductase — translation MTTQFNRRNFLSASAALAGGAMAGSTLLPGDANAVPAAGRDKVRLGLIGTGMRGQVLLAELVRRDDVEVVALCDIEPIMLKHALGQVAKAGKPRPRTYGEDRDEKAYKRMLDAGGLDGVIIATPWEFHAPMAIAAMQAKIAVGCEVVAGITLQDHWDVLNTQLKTGTPYMLLENVCYRRDVMAALQMVRAGLFGELLHLQGGYQHDLRAVKFNSGNPAKPYGGGVEFGEKGWSEAHWRTQHSVERNGELYPSHGIGPCAMYTNINRGNRFTRINAFATKARGLHDYIVKQPGGAQHANAKVKFKLGDVVTTTLACENGETIILQHDTSLPRPYSLGFRVQGTDGLWMDLNNSIHIEGVSKPHQWDDFKAYQDKYEHPVWRKYAAQAEGAGHGGMDFFVIHAFVEALKANAPMPIDIYDAVTWSAITPLSEQSIAANFQTLDFPDFTGGQWKSRKPIFALDGKY, via the coding sequence ATGACGACACAATTCAATCGACGCAATTTCCTGTCCGCCAGCGCCGCGCTGGCCGGTGGCGCCATGGCAGGCAGCACCTTGCTGCCTGGCGACGCTAACGCCGTACCTGCCGCCGGCCGCGACAAGGTCCGCCTGGGCTTGATCGGCACGGGCATGCGCGGCCAGGTCCTGCTGGCTGAATTGGTGCGCCGCGACGACGTGGAAGTGGTCGCCCTGTGCGATATCGAGCCGATCATGCTGAAACATGCGCTGGGCCAGGTGGCAAAAGCCGGCAAGCCGCGTCCGCGCACGTATGGCGAGGACCGCGACGAGAAAGCCTACAAGCGCATGCTGGACGCGGGCGGCCTCGATGGCGTGATCATCGCCACGCCGTGGGAATTCCACGCGCCCATGGCGATCGCCGCCATGCAGGCGAAAATCGCCGTCGGTTGCGAAGTGGTGGCCGGCATCACCCTGCAAGACCACTGGGACGTCCTGAATACCCAGCTGAAAACGGGCACGCCGTACATGTTGCTGGAAAATGTGTGCTACCGCCGCGACGTGATGGCCGCGCTGCAGATGGTGCGCGCGGGTCTGTTCGGCGAACTGCTGCACTTGCAGGGCGGCTACCAGCATGACTTGCGCGCCGTGAAATTCAACAGCGGCAATCCGGCCAAGCCGTATGGCGGCGGCGTGGAATTCGGCGAAAAAGGCTGGTCGGAAGCCCATTGGCGCACGCAGCACTCGGTCGAGCGCAATGGCGAACTGTATCCGAGCCACGGCATCGGCCCGTGCGCCATGTACACCAACATCAACCGCGGCAACCGTTTTACGCGCATCAACGCCTTCGCCACCAAGGCGCGCGGCTTGCATGACTACATCGTCAAGCAGCCGGGCGGCGCGCAGCACGCTAACGCCAAGGTGAAGTTCAAGCTGGGCGACGTGGTCACTACCACCCTGGCGTGCGAAAACGGCGAAACCATCATCCTGCAGCACGACACGAGCCTGCCGCGCCCGTATTCGCTGGGCTTCCGCGTGCAAGGCACGGACGGCCTGTGGATGGACCTGAACAATTCGATCCACATCGAAGGCGTTAGCAAGCCGCACCAGTGGGATGACTTCAAGGCCTACCAGGACAAGTATGAGCACCCCGTATGGCGCAAATATGCGGCGCAGGCCGAGGGCGCGGGCCACGGCGGCATGGACTTCTTCGTCATCCACGCCTTTGTCGAAGCCCTCAAGGCCAACGCGCCGATGCCGATCGATATCTACGATGCCGTGACGTGGAGCGCCATCACGCCGCTGTCCGAGCAGTCGATCGCCGCCAACTTCCAGACCCTGGACTTCCCGGACTTCACGGGCGGCCAATGGAAATCGCGCAAGCCGATCTTCGCCCTCGACGGCAAGTACTAA
- a CDS encoding DUF3472 domain-containing protein codes for MKHRSSLLYTVLPAMPLLLAACGGATATSTSTGGTALLAASVAAPVTSASVELAGNAFITSGQEGAVIGEHGLAGWTNPAAVASTYFRVDGAGPVQVALDASLADGGNSTIRVKINGTPFDVKLAGKASKTYAVGTVNVPAAGYVKVDMQGLSRVKGTFGDVSALKVSANAALAYANDPANYYWSRRGPSVHMGYTVPANTEYFYNEMTIPKGQDAIGSYFMANGFGQGYMGIQVKSPSERWILFSVWDADNGAKTTLVSKGAGVVDNAFGGEGTGGQTYLSYNWAAGTTYRFITRARPDGKGGSDYSAWFFAPETGKWRYIATWKRPAISTYLTGVHSFLENFIDTLGYTERRVQFGNQWARNVSGAWSEVTAGRFTGDATATNAQRMDYAGGLENGKFYLQNGGFFAAYVKTGQSFTRPATGQVPAVDVAALPMQ; via the coding sequence ATGAAACACAGAAGTTCATTACTCTACACAGTCCTTCCCGCCATGCCCTTGCTGCTGGCAGCCTGCGGCGGCGCCACCGCCACCAGCACCAGCACGGGCGGCACCGCCTTGCTGGCCGCCAGCGTGGCCGCACCGGTCACATCCGCCAGCGTGGAACTGGCTGGCAATGCCTTCATCACCAGCGGGCAGGAGGGCGCCGTCATCGGCGAACATGGCCTGGCGGGCTGGACCAATCCGGCTGCCGTCGCCAGCACGTATTTTCGCGTCGACGGGGCGGGTCCCGTCCAGGTGGCGCTCGACGCCAGCCTGGCCGATGGCGGCAACAGCACCATCCGCGTGAAGATCAACGGCACGCCGTTCGACGTCAAGCTGGCCGGCAAGGCCAGCAAGACCTATGCCGTCGGCACGGTCAATGTGCCGGCGGCCGGTTATGTGAAGGTGGACATGCAGGGACTGTCGCGCGTGAAGGGCACTTTTGGCGACGTCTCCGCGCTGAAGGTGAGTGCGAACGCGGCGCTCGCGTACGCCAACGACCCCGCCAATTACTACTGGTCGCGGCGCGGGCCGTCCGTGCACATGGGCTACACGGTGCCGGCCAATACCGAGTATTTTTATAACGAGATGACGATACCTAAGGGGCAGGATGCCATCGGCTCCTACTTCATGGCCAACGGCTTCGGCCAGGGTTACATGGGCATTCAGGTCAAGTCGCCCAGCGAGCGCTGGATATTGTTTTCCGTCTGGGACGCCGACAATGGCGCGAAGACGACCCTGGTCAGCAAGGGCGCCGGCGTGGTCGACAATGCATTTGGCGGCGAGGGCACGGGCGGGCAGACTTACCTTTCATATAACTGGGCGGCCGGCACCACCTACCGTTTCATCACGCGCGCGCGGCCCGATGGCAAGGGCGGCAGCGATTACTCGGCCTGGTTCTTCGCGCCCGAGACGGGCAAGTGGCGCTACATCGCCACCTGGAAGCGGCCGGCCATCAGCACGTACTTGACGGGCGTGCATTCCTTCCTCGAGAACTTCATCGATACCCTGGGCTACACGGAGCGCCGCGTCCAGTTTGGCAACCAGTGGGCAAGGAACGTTTCCGGCGCCTGGTCGGAAGTGACGGCAGGGCGCTTCACGGGCGACGCCACGGCTACCAACGCGCAGCGCATGGATTACGCGGGCGGCCTGGAAAACGGCAAGTTTTACCTGCAGAACGGCGGCTTTTTTGCCGCCTATGTGAAAACCGGCCAGAGCTTCACACGCCCGGCCACGGGCCAGGTGCCGGCCGTCGATGTGGCAGCCTTGCCGATGCAATAG
- a CDS encoding FecR domain-containing protein gives MGALTPEAASLQAVEWLVRLQAGDATPEVEQAWRAWRGSDPENEQAWQHVEGCMARMRALPAPLAHGTLARKPAHAQANAARRQSLKLLALLAVGGGAWMAGGPEQARFWLADYRTGTGELRHIALQDGTRIALNTATSIDVRDDAGQRLVTVLRGEIMVSTARDPAGRPFIVRTAQGRLQPVGTRFAVRAGSEVTRLGVFAGAVDMVPEQAPDAVRRLQAGEQVTFTAGRIGSVESLPAGADAWTAGVLVAHDMPLADFVGELARYRRGRLACDPAIAHLRVSGIYPLADTTQVLDMLTRTLPVDVRQSTRFWVTVVPHRKHP, from the coding sequence ATGGGCGCCCTCACGCCGGAAGCGGCCAGCTTGCAGGCGGTCGAATGGCTGGTGCGCCTGCAGGCCGGTGACGCGACGCCGGAAGTGGAGCAAGCCTGGCGCGCCTGGCGCGGCAGCGACCCGGAAAACGAGCAAGCCTGGCAGCATGTCGAAGGCTGCATGGCGCGCATGCGTGCCTTGCCCGCGCCGCTGGCGCACGGCACCCTGGCGCGCAAGCCCGCGCATGCGCAGGCCAATGCGGCGCGCCGGCAGTCACTCAAGTTGCTGGCGCTGCTGGCCGTGGGCGGCGGCGCCTGGATGGCGGGCGGCCCTGAGCAGGCGCGATTCTGGCTGGCCGATTACCGCACGGGCACCGGTGAGCTGCGCCATATCGCGCTGCAGGACGGCACGCGCATCGCCTTGAATACGGCCACCTCCATCGACGTGCGCGATGACGCAGGCCAGCGCCTGGTGACTGTATTGAGGGGCGAGATCATGGTCAGCACGGCACGCGATCCGGCAGGCAGGCCTTTTATTGTGCGAACGGCGCAGGGCCGCTTGCAGCCCGTGGGCACGCGCTTTGCCGTGCGCGCCGGCAGCGAAGTCACCCGCCTGGGCGTGTTTGCGGGTGCCGTCGATATGGTGCCGGAACAAGCGCCCGATGCGGTGCGCAGGCTGCAGGCGGGCGAACAAGTGACTTTCACGGCGGGCCGCATCGGCTCCGTCGAGTCCCTGCCTGCCGGCGCGGACGCCTGGACGGCCGGCGTGCTGGTGGCGCACGACATGCCGCTGGCCGATTTTGTCGGCGAGCTGGCGCGCTACCGCCGGGGGCGCCTGGCCTGCGATCCGGCCATCGCCCACCTGCGCGTGTCGGGCATCTACCCGCTGGCAGACACGACGCAAGTGCTCGACATGCTGACGCGCACCTTGCCCGTCGACGTGCGCCAGAGCACGCGCTTCTGGGTGACCGTGGTGCCGCATCGGAAGCATCCGTAA
- a CDS encoding TonB-dependent receptor, whose protein sequence is MHSTRLKLRDISRAAAIVIALAAGVPGQAWAQSNATSTIFGEVSAPVGATVVLENLATGVQRSLTPDTSGRYVANSMPPGRYAVRVLRAGSVEASQEVEALIGAGAEANFGPVSAAGPVGQEQTVVVKASRNPIDVSNTNNGVIFTAKELKALPVGNDVASIVQLTPGVARGTNSVYGNAPSIGGSGQSENAFYVNGFPITNILTQVGASELPFGAISNLQVLSGGYGSEFGRSTGGVINITTKSGGNKVEFGGKVSIIPRSLKGEPENTYYPNTGANPKTDGNLLYWNRDNGSTSKVVGLYGSGPLIKNKLFAFVALEQTRTDSQAVAAAADSGTALARGWSTSQSKVDRMMAKLDYNLTDDHHFEYTKLYDRTKTDSQAYGYSYATHASNGVQAGKGETTVNCCGSSAAPGANIDIFKYTGYLTDNLTVTAMMGESRTSHTRTPNGYDPLLAQTSSNASTQVPGLAYANPQTVTGTLVDPSSEDRQKAKRLDLEYKLGKHSLRGGIDRIDVESKVGLSLAGGYRWSYLKADDPNRAINGAFETPYQGGGYGKDGYYVSKDLNANLARPTSVQSAQYIQDHYQVTERVLLDLGLRREQFTNYSTDGVAFISQRNMIAPRVGATWDYLGDGTLKFFANGGRYHLPVPSNLSSNMASPFLATSEMYTYTGVDPVTGAPTGLHAISKPYSANNAYGQSRDAREVTAVGLKPLSQDEFSLGFERALSKKLVVGASVLYRKLNDTNDDVCDARPLQAWATRNSVDTSNWGGFQCAIINPGRDNSLMVDFDDGKGLRRVDISAAEWGNPLPSRTYRALNMFVEHPYTNGWYGKLTYTLSGLKGNMEGQTDSIGGGDVGLTVSDDHKELMYNAYGYLPGDHRHAFKAYGFMQVIPDVMVGANLSLTSGAPRNCIGALPDNLKFENDYGDSYFYCNGKPAPRGSQGRLPWQAQLDMNVAYTPSAVKGLSLKVDVFNVFNSQTVTRYNETREDHGAIARNYLQVAGRTAPRSVRFTAEYTY, encoded by the coding sequence ATGCATAGCACCCGACTCAAATTGCGCGACATCAGCCGCGCCGCCGCGATCGTGATCGCACTGGCGGCCGGCGTACCAGGCCAGGCCTGGGCACAGTCGAACGCCACCAGTACCATTTTCGGCGAAGTGAGCGCGCCGGTCGGCGCCACCGTGGTGCTGGAAAACCTGGCGACGGGCGTGCAGCGCAGCCTGACGCCCGATACGTCGGGCCGCTATGTGGCCAACTCCATGCCGCCAGGCCGCTATGCGGTGCGCGTGCTGCGTGCCGGTTCGGTCGAAGCGTCGCAGGAAGTCGAAGCCCTGATCGGCGCCGGTGCGGAAGCGAACTTCGGCCCTGTCAGCGCGGCCGGCCCCGTGGGCCAGGAGCAGACCGTCGTGGTGAAGGCGTCGCGCAATCCGATCGACGTCTCGAACACCAATAATGGCGTGATCTTCACGGCCAAGGAATTGAAAGCGCTGCCAGTCGGGAACGACGTCGCCTCCATCGTGCAGCTGACGCCGGGCGTGGCGCGCGGCACCAACAGCGTGTACGGCAATGCGCCGTCGATCGGCGGCTCGGGCCAGTCGGAAAACGCGTTCTACGTCAACGGTTTCCCCATCACCAACATCCTGACCCAAGTGGGCGCGTCGGAGCTGCCGTTCGGCGCGATCTCCAACCTGCAGGTGCTGTCGGGCGGCTACGGTTCGGAATTTGGCCGTTCCACGGGCGGCGTGATCAACATCACCACCAAGAGCGGCGGCAACAAGGTCGAATTCGGCGGCAAGGTCTCCATCATCCCCCGTTCGCTGAAAGGCGAGCCGGAAAACACCTATTACCCGAATACGGGCGCCAATCCCAAGACGGACGGCAATCTGCTGTACTGGAACCGCGACAATGGCAGCACAAGCAAGGTTGTCGGCCTGTACGGCAGCGGCCCCCTGATCAAGAACAAGCTGTTCGCCTTTGTGGCGCTGGAACAGACGCGCACCGACAGCCAGGCCGTTGCCGCCGCCGCCGACTCGGGCACGGCCCTGGCGCGCGGCTGGAGCACCAGCCAGAGCAAGGTGGACCGGATGATGGCCAAGCTGGACTACAACCTGACGGATGACCATCACTTCGAATACACCAAGCTGTATGACCGCACGAAGACGGACAGCCAGGCGTATGGCTACAGCTACGCCACGCATGCGAGCAATGGCGTACAGGCAGGCAAGGGCGAGACGACGGTCAACTGCTGCGGCTCATCGGCCGCGCCGGGCGCCAACATCGACATCTTCAAGTACACGGGCTACCTGACGGACAACCTGACCGTGACGGCCATGATGGGCGAATCGCGCACTTCGCACACCCGCACGCCGAATGGCTACGATCCGCTGCTGGCGCAAACGTCGTCGAATGCATCGACACAGGTGCCCGGCCTGGCGTACGCTAATCCGCAAACGGTGACGGGCACCCTGGTCGACCCGTCGTCGGAAGACCGCCAGAAAGCCAAGCGCCTGGATCTCGAATACAAGCTGGGCAAGCACTCGCTGCGCGGCGGTATCGACCGCATCGACGTGGAATCGAAGGTGGGCCTGAGCCTGGCGGGAGGCTACCGCTGGAGCTATCTGAAGGCGGACGATCCGAACCGCGCGATCAACGGCGCCTTTGAAACGCCGTACCAGGGCGGCGGCTACGGCAAGGATGGCTATTATGTCAGCAAGGACTTGAACGCCAACCTGGCGCGCCCCACCAGCGTGCAATCGGCGCAGTACATCCAGGATCACTACCAGGTCACGGAACGGGTGCTGCTGGACCTGGGGCTGCGCCGCGAACAGTTCACCAACTACAGCACCGATGGCGTGGCCTTCATTTCGCAGCGCAACATGATCGCCCCGCGCGTGGGCGCCACTTGGGACTACCTGGGCGACGGCACGCTGAAATTCTTCGCCAACGGCGGCCGTTACCACTTGCCGGTGCCATCGAATTTGTCGAGCAACATGGCCAGCCCCTTCCTGGCCACCAGCGAGATGTACACCTACACGGGCGTCGATCCCGTCACGGGCGCGCCAACGGGCCTGCATGCGATCAGCAAGCCATATTCGGCCAACAACGCGTACGGCCAGAGCCGCGATGCGCGCGAAGTGACGGCCGTCGGCCTGAAACCGCTGTCGCAGGATGAATTCTCTCTCGGTTTCGAACGCGCCCTGAGCAAGAAGTTGGTGGTGGGCGCCAGCGTCCTGTACCGCAAGCTGAACGACACCAACGACGACGTCTGCGACGCGCGTCCGCTGCAAGCCTGGGCCACGCGCAACAGCGTCGACACGAGCAACTGGGGCGGCTTCCAGTGCGCCATCATCAACCCGGGCCGCGACAATAGCCTGATGGTGGACTTCGACGATGGCAAGGGCTTGCGCCGCGTGGACATTTCGGCGGCCGAGTGGGGCAACCCGCTGCCATCGCGCACCTACCGCGCCTTGAACATGTTCGTCGAGCACCCGTACACGAACGGCTGGTACGGCAAGCTGACGTACACCTTGTCCGGCCTGAAGGGCAATATGGAAGGCCAGACGGACAGCATCGGCGGTGGCGACGTGGGCCTGACGGTCAGCGACGACCACAAGGAACTGATGTACAACGCCTATGGCTACCTGCCGGGCGACCACCGCCACGCCTTCAAGGCCTACGGTTTCATGCAGGTCATCCCGGACGTGATGGTGGGCGCCAACTTGTCGCTGACCTCGGGCGCGCCGCGCAACTGCATCGGCGCGCTGCCCGATAACCTGAAGTTCGAGAACGATTACGGCGATTCCTATTTCTACTGCAATGGCAAGCCGGCGCCGCGCGGCAGCCAGGGCCGCCTGCCGTGGCAAGCCCAACTGGACATGAATGTGGCCTATACTCCCAGCGCCGTGAAAGGCCTGAGCCTGAAAGTGGACGTCTTCAATGTGTTCAACAGCCAGACCGTGACCCGCTATAACGAGACGCGCGAAGACCATGGCGCCATCGCCCGCAACTACCTGCAGGTGGCTGGCCGCACGGCACCGCGTTCGGTACGTTTCACGGCGGAATACACCTATTAA
- a CDS encoding sigma-70 family RNA polymerase sigma factor: MSAAQSGVHQEVGSLYHEHHRWLQGWLRHKLGNAFDAADVAHDTFMRLLNRDETIAAREPRAFLTTVAKGVLGNLYRRRDLEAAYLETLASLPAQHAPDPEAQAILLEALFDIDRRLDGLTPAVRRAFLLSQLDGMPQAAIALELNISLATVQRYLVKAMHQCFFFPPAR; this comes from the coding sequence GTGTCGGCTGCCCAATCCGGCGTCCACCAGGAGGTGGGCAGCCTGTATCACGAACACCACCGGTGGCTGCAAGGCTGGCTCAGGCACAAGTTGGGCAACGCGTTTGACGCGGCCGACGTGGCGCACGACACCTTCATGCGCCTGCTCAATCGCGACGAGACCATCGCCGCGCGCGAGCCGCGTGCCTTTCTGACGACGGTGGCCAAGGGCGTGCTGGGCAATCTGTACCGCCGCCGCGACCTGGAGGCTGCCTACCTGGAAACCCTGGCCAGCCTGCCGGCGCAGCACGCGCCCGATCCCGAAGCACAGGCGATTTTGCTCGAAGCCCTGTTCGACATCGACCGCCGCCTCGATGGCCTGACGCCTGCCGTGCGCCGCGCCTTTCTGCTGTCGCAGCTCGATGGCATGCCGCAGGCGGCCATCGCGCTGGAACTGAATATCTCGCTGGCCACCGTGCAGCGCTACCTGGTCAAAGCCATGCACCAGTGTTTCTTTTTCCCGCCGGCGCGGTGA
- a CDS encoding SirB2 family protein encodes MGCAAASGFLFLLRGAWMLRASPALQQRWVKILPHLVDTALLASAITLAVWSGQSPGSQPWLAAKLCALVAYIVLGTIALKRGKTPAVRGAAFAGAALVFAYIVAVAITKQAWPL; translated from the coding sequence ATGGGCTGCGCCGCCGCCAGCGGCTTTCTTTTCCTCTTGCGCGGCGCCTGGATGCTGCGCGCCTCGCCCGCCTTGCAGCAGCGCTGGGTAAAAATCCTGCCGCACCTGGTCGACACGGCCCTGCTGGCCAGCGCCATCACCCTGGCCGTGTGGAGCGGCCAGTCGCCGGGCAGCCAGCCCTGGCTGGCCGCCAAGCTGTGCGCGCTGGTAGCCTACATCGTGCTGGGCACCATCGCGCTCAAACGTGGCAAGACGCCAGCCGTGCGCGGCGCCGCCTTCGCGGGCGCCGCGCTGGTATTCGCCTACATCGTCGCCGTGGCCATCACCAAACAGGCCTGGCCGCTCTGA